The Polyangium mundeleinium genome contains the following window.
TCGAGTTGCGCGCGCACCTGCGCGAGCCGCGCCCGGGCCGCGAGCACGTTCGGGTGGTTTCGCTCGGCGATCTCCAGGATCTTCCCGAGATCGTAGACGACCTTGTCCGCGGCCTCCGCGGGCGCCGGCAAGGCCAGAAGGCCCAGGGAAAGGGCCGCCCCGAGGAACCATCGCCGGATCGACCGCTGCGCCATGTCCGCGCTCTTTTTCACAGGGGGCCGCTCGCTGCAACCGTTGTTAGCCTTCGTCGTCGTCGCCGGCGCCGTCGTCCGAGGTCGCGCGGACCTTTTTCATGAGCCGCCGGAAATTCGAGCGATCCATCCCCGCCTGCCGCGCCGCCTCGCTCACGTTGTTGCTCGTTCGCTTGAGCAGCCGCTCCACGTAGGCGCGCTCGAACGCGAACGCCGCCTTCTCCTTCGCCTGCGTGAACGGCAGCTCCGACAGCGTATCGCCCCAGAACGCCCGCGTATCGCCGGGCGCCCCATCCTCCTCCGCGGGCGCCTCGTCGCGACCGAACGGCAGATCCGAGGGCAGGATCGAGTCTCCGCGCGTCATCACCACCGCGTGCTCGATCGCGTTCTCGAGCTGCCGCACGTTCCCCGGCCAGGGCTGCTCGCGCAGGAGCCGGAGCGCCTCGACCCCGATCCGCTTGATGTCCCGGCCGCTGCGCCGCGCGTACTTGTGCAAGAAGTGGTACGCGAGCAGCGGGATGTCCTCTTTTCGTTGCCGGAGCGGCGGCAAATGGACGGGGATCACGGCGAGCCGATAATAAAGATCCTCCCGGAAGCGCCCCGACGCGATCCGCTCCTTCAGGTCCACGTTCGTCGCGGCGATCACGCGCACGTCGACCGTCTTTGGCTCCGTCGCGCCCACGCGCTTGATCTCGCCCTCGGCGAGCGCGCGCAAGAGCTTCGCCTGCGCGCTCAGCGGCAGATCGCCGATCTCGTCGAGGAACACCGTGCCCTTGTCGGCGAGCTCGAAGAGCCCCGGCCTGTCTTGCGCGCCGGTGAACGCGCCGCGCATGCTGCCGAAGAGCTCGGTCTCCACGAGCGTCTCGGGGATCGCGCCGCAGTTGATCGCGCGGAGCGGCCGGTCGCTCCGCAGGCTGTGCTGATGGATCGCGCGCGCGACGAGCTCCTTGCCCGTCCCGTTCTCCCCGAGGATCAACACCGTCGACGTCGTCGGCGCCGCGCCGAGCGCGATCCGGTAGACGTCCTGCATGCGCGACGAACGGCCGATCAGCTCGCCGAACCGCTCGTGCTCCACGAGGCGTTGCTCGAGCAGGCGCGTCCGATCGACGAGCCGCTTGTGCTCGGCGGCCTGCATGAGCGCGAGCGCCACGGTCTCCGTGGGCCCGAACGGCTTCGTCAGGAAGTTGTAGGCGCCTTGCCGCACGGCCGCGACGGCCGTGTCGATGTCGCCGAACGCCGTCATCATGACGACCTCGACCTCGGGGTGTTGCTCCTTGATGCGCGCGAGCACTTCCATGCCGCTCGGGCCGGGCATCATCACGTCGAGCAGCACCACGTCGACCGCGCGCGCCGTCGAGAGCAGCGTGAGCGCGGCGGCGCCGTCCTCGGCCGTCATCACGTCGAAGCCCTCGGCGAGGAGCACGCGCGCCAGGCTGCGACGCAGCGCCGGCTCGTCATCGACCACTATCACGTGCGCCTTCGGCGCCTTGGTCGCCCCCTGCGTCGTCTCGCTCGGCACGTCGCTTCCATGGTCGCAACCGAATCCCCCGAGTGCAAGTCAGCGCGACGCCGCTCGCGCGGGCAGCGGGGGGACGAGGTCGACCGACACCCAGATATCCGTGCCTGGCCGCCCCGCGCGGCGACTCCCGCCGACCTCGAGCGCCACGCACCCGTCCGGATGCCGGTACGAAAGCGCGCCGCCCAAACCGACGATCGCCCTCGTCCACAGGTCGGTGTCGGCGCGGATGTTCCCCGTGATGCCGCCAAAGAGCGGCCTCGAATACCCCAGGCCGAGGAGCAGCCCACGCGGTGCCACGAGCCCGATCGTGTCGCCGAGCAGGAGCCCGCCGCCGAGCGAACGCGCGAGCGCGCCCTTTCCCGCCGCGCGCCCGTACACGTCGAGGAGGACCGTCGTCTTGTCCTCGAAACCCACGCGTAGCTCCGCGAGGGCAGAAATGCCGTCGCCCGCTTCGTCCGGGAGCTCGACGCTCCCCTTGCTCGCGATCGCCTCGACCCGCGCGCTCACGGGCCCGCTCGTGCCCTCCGCGCTCGCCCATCCGACCGCGCTCGTCCCCGTGTTCGTCGCGACGAGCCCGCCCTTGACCTCGGCTTCGAGGGAGCTGCCGAACGCTCGCCCGAGCGAGCTCGACACGCCGAGCGCCGCGAGCCCGAGCGCGGGCCCGAGATCCGGCCGTATCGCCTGGAAAAACGACCCCGCGCCCTGCGCGACCGCGCCACGCGCTTCGAGCCGCGGCGAGATGCGGTGCACGAGCGGGGCCGTGTCCTTGGCCCCGCCGAACGACTGTTCCAGGGTGACAAACGCCTCCGCCCGCGCCTCGGCCACGGCGTCCCAGGCGACCGGCGCGCCCTCGGGCCCCGCGAACCGCGCACGCGTCCCGAGCCGCGCCCGCGTGAAGATCGGCCCGAGGCGCGGCGCGACCTCGATCCCCGCCTCGGCGCGCGCATACGGCGTATTCGTTTGCCCTGAAAGCATCGCCAGCGCCGCGTTCGCCTCCCAGCTCCCGCGTCGCCCCACCGCGCCCGAGGCCCCGGCGAACGCCGTTGGGCCCCAAACGATCGGCCCTTCCCCGCGCCGCGCCCGCGCGACGAGCCCGGTCCCGAGGATCGCGCCCACGCCGCGTCCCGGCGAGACCTGCATCGTCACGCCGGCCGCGCCCACGTCGAACGGCTGTGCTGCCGCCGTGAGCGAGGGCGTCGCCACGAGCCCCCGCGCGCCCCGGATCGCATCCAGATCCCAGGCGATCCGCACGTCCGGCCGCGCGTCCGTCCGGACGAATCCGTGTGTATCCGCGACGAACCGATCCTGCCGGAGCCGATCCCACGTGAACCGCCCCGTCATCGTGGGCCCCTCGATCCGCGCGCCGAGCTCCACGCCTCCCTGCACGTACCCCGACGCAAACAGCTCGACCGCGCGCAGCCGCCCGTCCGCGCCGCGCCAGGGAAACCGCGCCCCTGCGCCGAGGAGCGCGCCATCGTCGCCGCGCATCGCGAACCGCGGCGGCAAGAGCCCCACGCGATCCGCAGGCCGAACGAGGAGCCACGGCAGCACGAAGACCGGCAAGGGCCCGAAGTAGAGCCGCGGCCATCGCAGCTCGATCTCCCCCTGTCCCGTCGCTCGCGCGCCCGAGACTTCCAGCGAAACGGGCGAGTCTTTGCACGGACAATGCGTGATCTTCGCCGTCCCGCGCATCTCGACCGCGGAAGGGCCGAGCGTGATCACGAGCTTCTGGCTCGTGAGCCGGAAGCGGTCGTACGTCACGACGACGCCTCCTTGGAGCTCGACCTTCCCGTGCTCGGGATCCGCGTGCGCCTCGTCGGCGCGAAACTGGACCTCGCCCGCCACGCCGGGGTTGTCCTGCCCGCGCGCCTGCGCGCTCGAGATCCACGCGGCGACCCCGATGGCCGCGGCGACCGCCCGTCGGTTCAGCGCATCGCCCCTTCGGCCTGTGCTTGCTTCGGCGCGGCCGGCTTCGGCGCGCCGCCCGCGGCGGGCGCCGGGAAATCGACCTGCAACGTCACGCCGCCTTCCGTCTCGACGAGCTTGTAGCTCGGCGTGCTCGGTTGCTTGAGCTCGATCACGAGATCCACGTCGCCGTCGTCGAGCTCGGCGAGCAGCACGCGACTGACGGGCGTCTGAAAAAACATCGTCTCCAGCGGCAAGCGGTTCGTCCGCGTGGGCACCGAGACGCCTTTCATGCGGTACGCGATTCGCCCTTCAGCCTTGTGCTCGGTGATGTCGACTTTCTGGCTGATCTCGACCGACACGCGGCTCACGCCGCCCGCGAGGAGCTGGAAGCCCGGCGAGTTCGCGACAGGCGCCTTTGGATCACGCTTCTTCGCTTTCTTCGCCTTCCTGGCCCTCTTCACGGGCGCCTTGGCCGCGGCGGGCGCGACGGCCGGAGGCGCGGGCTTCGGGGGCGACTCCTCGGCCGAGGCGAACGAGCCGATCAAAAGGCCGGCGAGCGCAAGCGGGAGCGAGCGGCGCATCCGGACATTGGAACATGGTCCCGCAGCGGGAGCTAGTTTCCCGTCAGGCCGGCGGCAGGACGAAGCCGAGCGCGCTCGAAGGCGAGCCCGAGCGCAGGTCCGGGGCGCAATTTTCATTTGTATCCAAACGATGTACGACCCGATTCCGACCCTCTCGATTTTTCGCGCGGGGTGACCCACCTTCGGCGACCACGATGAGCGCAGGCCCTGCCCTGCCCCGGCGCCACGGGACGCGTCCGGATCGAAACTTTACGCTTGAGGGAAAGGCCTCTTGTTTGGTCCAATGCGCGCCGAAGCAAGGAGCGCAGGGTCGATGACGATGCGACGAGGGCGATGGTGGGCAGCAGGCCTGCTCGTGACGGGCATTTGGACCAGCACGCCGGCCGCGTGGGCGCAGGGCGCTCCGGGCAAGCCGGCGACGCCGGACAAAGGCGCCGCGGCGCCCGCGACCCCGACGCCGGCCCCGTCGCCGGCCGACGCCGACAAGGAATCGGTGCGCCTGTTCGAGGACGCGAAGAAGGCGCACAAGGCCTTCCAGTGGGACAAGGCGCGTGACGCGGCGCTCGCCGCGTTCAAGCTGAAGCCCGATCCCGCTTACGGCCTGATCCTCGGCCAGTCGGAGCTGCAGACGAGCAAACCGCGGGACGCGGCCGAGCACCTCGAGCTCTTCGTGCGCGAGGCGAAGTCGGCGACGGCGATCGAGAAGCAGGCGGCGCAGAAGCTGCTCGACGAGGCGAAGCTCAAGCTCGGGACGCTCGTCATCCACGCGAACGTCGAGGGCGCGGACGTGGTCGTCGACGGGCGCGCGGTGGGCCGCACGCCGCTCGTGGCGCCGGTCTTCGTCGATCCGGGCAGCCACGAGATCGAGGTGAAGAAGTTCGGCTTCGACCCGGGCAAGGAGCTGCTCGCAGTGGCGCCTGCGACCGAGAGCGAGATGGAGTTCGCGCTGGCGCCGCTGGCCGCAGAGCCGGAAAAGCCGGAGCCGGAGAAGAAGCCAAAAGAGGAGCCGAAGCCGCCGCCGTTGCCCTCGCCGAAGTGGCGCACGTACGGGATGATCGGCGGCGCGGGCCTGACGGTGATCGGGCTCGGGCTCGGCGTGGGCCTGACGATGATGGCGAACAGCAAGAGTGACGAGGCGGATCAGCAGCTCATGATCCTGCGGCAGACCACGCCGACGACGTCGGGCCTGTGCGGCGCGGGCGGGTTCGTTCCGAACGCGGCGGGGTGCGCGAAGCTGAAGGACACGCTCTCGTCGCAGGACGCAGCCGCAAACGGCGCGCTCGCGGGGTACGTGATTGGCGGCGTGGCGGCGATCGGCACGCTGGGGTTGTTTTTGCTGCCGCGCACGCCACTCGGCCGGAAGCTGATGGGTGTGAACGTCGTCCCGGTCCTCGGCGCAGGCCAGACGGGCGGCATGGTGGTCGGCTCGTTCTGAGGGAATGGAGGACCGGGACATGCTGCGAACGAATCGCGCGACGTGGATTTTGCTCGTGCCCATGGCGGTGCTTGGCCTGCTGCACGGCCCTGGCTGCTCGAACGAGGCGGAGGACATCGACCGCAACGGCGAGAGCACGGCGCTGAAGGGCGAGTGCAAGCTGGCGGCGGACGACGGCGACCCGTGCACGGTGGAGGGCTGCGAGGGCCAACCGAACGCGCACGTGAAGGTGGCGGGCCTCCCCTGCGGCACGAACAACGCGCTGAAATGCAACGCGAACGGGCAATGCAGCGGGTGCACGAGCCCGGACCAATGCGGAGAATCGGCGGATTGCGCGCCGTACGCTTGCAACAGCGGCGTCTGCAACCTGACCTTCACGCCGTCGGGCACGCCGGTACCTGCGCAGGTGCCTGGGGATTGCCAGCAGATCCAATGCGACGGCAACGGCGAGGAGATGTCGGCGAACGATGACAGCGACGTGCCGTCGACGGCATGTCAGCTCTCGTCATGCGTGGGCGGGACGCCGACGAGCATGCCCGCGGCGCAGGGGACGCCTTGCAGCGTGGGGAATGGGAAGAGCTGCGACGGCGAGGGGAACTGCGTCGAGTGCAATACGGATGCGGATTGTGGAGTAGCCGGCATTCATTGCGATCCCAAGTCAAACACGTGCTTCTCGTGCACGGATGGCATCCGGAACGGCGATGAAAGCGATAGCGATTGCGGTGGCAACAGGTGCCCCAAGTGCACGCAAGGCAAGTCGTGCAACACGGGAGGGGACTGCACGACGGCCAATTGCGCCGATGGGGCATGTTGCAGTTCCCCTTGCAGTGGTCCCTGCCTCGCGTGTGATCTGCCTGGTTTCGTTGGCGAGTGTAATCCCATCGAAAAATATGGCGAGGATTCCTCCTACGGGAACGGGATGTCCTGTTTGAACGCTGCTGGACTAGCTTGCAGCGCTGCGGCAAGCTGTTTGCAGGCGCTCAATACCAACTGCGCCAGCAATGGGGATTGCGCTAGCCTCCGATGCGCTGATCCTGACAACAATGGTCAAAAAACTTGCGTCAAGGGACCTGGCGACCCGTGCAATCAGCCCGTTGAATGCTTCAACAACACTTGCACGAACGGCGTGTGCGCCCCCTGAAGCAGTGAGCTTTCGCCCTGGAGGGTGACCCGATGCGCTCCATCCGGATCCCGCTGGCCCTTCTCCTCGCCGGTACGATCGTCGGATGTAGCGTCGCCCTCAGCCTCGACGACTACGAAAAGGTCTGCGAAGACGCTGGTTGTCGCGCATGTATCACGACAACCGATTGCGGAGAGCCTCCGCTGTGCACGGTCTGGACGTGTGAAGCGAACGTCTGCCAGCAACGACCAGCGGAGGCGCGGAGCCCCTGCCCGCTTGGCGTCTGTGATGGCGCAGGGGAGTGTGTAGGTTGCATCAACGCCGACGACTGCGGCGAATCAACCGAGTGCGGGCAGTGGATCTGCGGCGCTCGGATTTGCACCCGTACGTTCACGGCTGCCGGGACACCTCTCTCGATGCAGCCCAACGACTGCCAGACCTCGCAGTGTGACGGCAAGGGCAACACTTCCACGGTGTTCGACCTTCAAGGCACCGCGTGCGCGACGAACGGCGGAAAAGTCTGCGATGGGACAGGTTCATGCGTCGAGTGTATGTCGAATGCAGATTGCACGGCGCCCGGCAGTTTCTGCGACGTCCCATCACAGACGTGCTTTCGCTGCAACGACAGCCAAAAGAACGGCGACGAGACGGACACCGATTGCGGCGGGCAGTACTGCGCCAAGTGCGCGCCAGGGAAAGCCTGCACCAAAGGCGGCGACTGCGTCTCGAACTTCTGCGTCGACGGCGTCTGCTGCAACAGCTCCTGCACCGAGCCCTGCAAGGCATGCAACCTGATTGGCAGCGTGGGCTTGTGTGACGCGATTCCGAAGTACGGGGAAGATCTCTCCTACGGCAACGGGGAAACCTGCCTCCACGCGAACAACCTTGCATGCACGGGGTTGGGAAGTTGTGAGAGCACGCTGGGGTCACCTTGCCTCGTCAACGGCGACTGTGCGAGCATTCACTGCGCGGATCCCGACGAAAACGGCCAGAAGACCTGCGTCAAAGGTCCCGGCGACCCCTGCATCCAACCCGTCGAATGTTACAATAACATGTGCGCCAGCGGAATTTGTCCGCCCTGATCACTCCGGATCACACGCTCCCTCGCAGAACGCCTTGATCACCCCCGTCCGGAAAAACTCATGGCTCTGCGAATAAGCCGCGTCGAGCCCCCGCACCTTCCCGTGCGGGTCCTCATCCCCCTTCGGCGGCGTATTCGTCTTCGGCGCCTCGGGCAAACCGAAATCGTACTCCACGATCGCCGCCCCTGACAGCGGCGCGGGCGCCTCGTCCACACCCCAGATCGTTCGATTCACCGGCGTCACGTTCTTCGCGCCCACCGCCCGCGCCAGGATGTGCGCGCCGAGCGGCGTCACCTGGTAGTCCCCGATCGCCACGTGAATCAAGAGTTCATGCGCGGGCGTCCCCGGCAGCATGTTCTCGCGAATGTACGGCGCGAATCCGTTCGGCTCCGTTCGATCCCACAACATCTGCATCAGCCCCTCCACGAGCTGGATGTTCCGGCCCGTCCCGTAGGCTCCCTTCAGGAACAGGAAAAACGGCGCGAAATCGGTGCTCCGATCCAAAAGCATCGTGTAAGGCATTCCCGGCACGCTCACGAGACCACGTGTCACGTCCGTCGAAAGCGCCATGTACGTCGTCCCAAAGATCCCGCCCTGGCTGTCGCCCCGGTAGAATCGCTGCGTCGGGTCGATCACGCTCTCGCCGTTCACCTGCAGGAGCGGCTCGTTCACGAAACGACCCGACATCATTCGCATGGCGAGCAGGCTGTTCAGGATGCCCTGGTGCTGCCGGTCCACGCTCTTCCGGAAGCCCCCCGCGTCCGTCACCAGCGCGTCCGTGATGCTCGGCACGTCCTCGCTGGCCATACCCACGAGATCCACCGAAAAGGCCACGTATCCGTGCCGATTCGCGAGCTCCCCGAGGTATCCGTCGCCCCCCTCGAACTTCGAGCCGAGCAGGCCGTGACCATTCTGGATCAGCGCGAGCTTCTGCCCCTGCTTCGCCGCGTGTGGCACATGCACCACGAACTCGTATTCGGCAAAGCCGTTCTGCTTCGGCAAACCATCGTCCCCCCGCACGAGCGACGACCCCGGCCCCGGCGCCTCCAGATAAAGCGGCACCTTCATCATGCCCACGAGCCGCTTCCAGATCCGCGGGTTTTCCGCCTCCGTGAACTCCTCGCTCGTCACCGTATATTCCGGCCCCTCCGCGCCTACCTTCATGAGCGCGTCGTCCCGCATCGCCACGAGCGCGGCCGTGTTGTTCTCGCGGCTCGACGTGGTGAAATCCCACGCGATCTGAAGATCCTTCCGCGAGATCCCCGCCTTCTCCAGCCGCGTGAAGATATCGTCGTAAAGCGCGCGCCGCGCCTCGACCGAGCGATCACACGACGACGCCCCGTCCCGGAGCGCCTGAAACGCCGGCGACGCCGCGATCGGCTTGCCGCTCGCGTCCACCACGTTTCGGATCGCCACGATGTACCGCCGCGCGTCGGCGAGAC
Protein-coding sequences here:
- a CDS encoding PEGA domain-containing protein gives rise to the protein MTMRRGRWWAAGLLVTGIWTSTPAAWAQGAPGKPATPDKGAAAPATPTPAPSPADADKESVRLFEDAKKAHKAFQWDKARDAALAAFKLKPDPAYGLILGQSELQTSKPRDAAEHLELFVREAKSATAIEKQAAQKLLDEAKLKLGTLVIHANVEGADVVVDGRAVGRTPLVAPVFVDPGSHEIEVKKFGFDPGKELLAVAPATESEMEFALAPLAAEPEKPEPEKKPKEEPKPPPLPSPKWRTYGMIGGAGLTVIGLGLGVGLTMMANSKSDEADQQLMILRQTTPTTSGLCGAGGFVPNAAGCAKLKDTLSSQDAAANGALAGYVIGGVAAIGTLGLFLLPRTPLGRKLMGVNVVPVLGAGQTGGMVVGSF
- a CDS encoding sigma-54-dependent transcriptional regulator, translated to MPSETTQGATKAPKAHVIVVDDEPALRRSLARVLLAEGFDVMTAEDGAAALTLLSTARAVDVVLLDVMMPGPSGMEVLARIKEQHPEVEVVMMTAFGDIDTAVAAVRQGAYNFLTKPFGPTETVALALMQAAEHKRLVDRTRLLEQRLVEHERFGELIGRSSRMQDVYRIALGAAPTTSTVLILGENGTGKELVARAIHQHSLRSDRPLRAINCGAIPETLVETELFGSMRGAFTGAQDRPGLFELADKGTVFLDEIGDLPLSAQAKLLRALAEGEIKRVGATEPKTVDVRVIAATNVDLKERIASGRFREDLYYRLAVIPVHLPPLRQRKEDIPLLAYHFLHKYARRSGRDIKRIGVEALRLLREQPWPGNVRQLENAIEHAVVMTRGDSILPSDLPFGRDEAPAEEDGAPGDTRAFWGDTLSELPFTQAKEKAAFAFERAYVERLLKRTSNNVSEAARQAGMDRSNFRRLMKKVRATSDDGAGDDDEG